One genomic segment of Brassica napus cultivar Da-Ae chromosome A3, Da-Ae, whole genome shotgun sequence includes these proteins:
- the LOC106439844 gene encoding purple acid phosphatase 10: MKSDFSSVLLVLGLVLNSLVLFCNGGITSKFVRKVEKSIDMPLHSDVFRVPPGHNAPQQVHITQGDVEGKAVIVSWVTQEAPGSNTVLYWKEHSSKKHKAHGKTNTYKFYNYTSGYIHHCTIRNLEYDSKYYYMVGVGQTERKFWFFTPPKVGPDVPYTFGLIGDLGQTFDSNITLTHYEKSPKKGQAVLFVGDLSYADNHPNHDNNRWDSWGRFAERSTAYQPWIWTTGNHELDFAPEIGENKPFKPFTHRYRTPYRASGSTEPFWYSIKRGPAYIIVLSSYSAYGKYTPQYTWLEEEFPKVNRTETPWLIVLNHSPWYNSYDYHYMEGETMRVMYEPWFVKNKVDVVFSGHVHAYERSERISNIAYTVVNGICSPVKDQSAPVYITIGDGGNIEGLATKMTEPQPKYSAYREASFGHAIFSIKNRTHAHYAWHRNQDGYAVEADTMWFYNRFWHPVNDSPSSDS; the protein is encoded by the exons ATGAAATCAGATTTCTCGTCCgttcttcttgttcttggtTTGGTGCTGAACAGCTTGGTGCTGTTCTGTAATGGAGGCATCACCAGTAAGTTTGTCAGGAAAGTGGAGAAGTCCATTGATATGCCTCTTCATAGCGATGTGTTTCGTGTTCCTCCTGGTCATAATGCTCCTCAACAG GTGCATATAACACAAGGAGATGTAGAAGGGAAGGCAGTGATAGTGTCTTGGGTGACACAAGAAGCACCAGGATCCAACACGGTTCTTTACTGGAAAGAGCATAGCTCCAAAAAGCACAAAGCCCATGGCAAAACCAACACTTACAAGTTCTACAATTATACTTCTGGTTACATCCATCACTGCACCATCAGAAACTTGGAG taTGACTCCAAGTACTATTATATGGTAGGTGTGGGACAAACAGAGCGCAAGTTCTGGTTCTTCACTCCTCCTAAAGTCGGTCCTGACGTTCCATATACGTTCGGTCTTATTG GGGATCTTGGACAGACTTTTGACTCAAACATAACCTTAACACATTATGAGAAGAGCCCTAAAAAAGGGCAAGCAGTTTTGTTCGTTGGGGATCTCTCATACGCTGATAATCATCCAAATCACGACAATAATAGATGGGACAGTTGGGGAAGATTTGCTGAAAGAAGTACAGCTTATCAGCCCTGGATTTGGACTACAGGAAACCATGAACTAGATTTTGCTCCCGAGATT GGAGAAAATAAACCGTTTAAGCCATTCACGCATAGGTACCGTACTCCTTACCGAGCTTCAGGCAGCACAGAACCATTCTGGTACTCTATAAAGAGAGGACCAGCTTACATAATCGTGCTATCTTCATACTCAGCATACGGTAAATACACGCCGCAGTACACGTGGCTCGAAGAGGAGTTCCCAAAGGTTAACAGAACAGAAACTCCATGGTTGATTGTTCTGAACCATTCGCCGTGGTACAACAGCTACGATTACCATTACATGGAAGGTGAAACAATGAGAGTGATGTATGAGCCGTGGTTCGTCAAGAACAAAGTAGATGTTGTTTTTTCAGGTCACGTTCACGCCTACGAAAGATCA GAACGCATATCAAACATAGCATACACAGTGGTTAACGGCATTTGCAGTCCAGTAAAAGATCAATCTGCTCCTGTCTATATCACCATTGGTGATGGAGGAAATATTGAAGGCTTGGCTACCAA AATGACTGAGCCTCAGCCTAAGTACTCTGCATACAGAGAAGCTAGCTTTGGACACGCGATATTCTCGATAAAGAACAGGACGCATGCGCACTATGCATGGCACAGGAACCAGGATGGTTATGCCGTGGAGGCTGACACTATGTGGTTTTACAACAGGTTCTGGCATCCTGTTAATGATTCACCTTCTTCTGATTCCTGA